The Populus trichocarpa isolate Nisqually-1 chromosome 11, P.trichocarpa_v4.1, whole genome shotgun sequence genome has a segment encoding these proteins:
- the LOC7485417 gene encoding serine/threonine/tyrosine-protein kinase HT1 isoform X1 → MASSCFHAFRLRRPKSKTLTIPSSSKSHLNSEMENLERKRFDSMESWSMILESENVETWEASKEDEEEWTADLSQLFIGNKFASGAHSRIYRGIYKQRAVAVKMVRIPNQMDETKTLLEQEFKCEVALLSRLFHPNIVQFIAACKKPPVYCIITEYMSQGTLRMYLNKKEPYSLSTETILRLALDISRGMEYLHSQGVIHRDLKSNNLLLNDEMRVKVADFGTSCLETQCQETKGNKGTYRWMAPEMIKEKHCSRKVDVYSFGIVLWELTTALLPFQGMTPVQAAFAVAEKNERPPLPASCQPALAHLIKRCWAANPSKRPDFSHIVSALEKYDECVKEGLPLASHSGLVSRNAILERLTGCVSMSSSVPVHA, encoded by the exons ATGGCGAGTTCATGTTTCCATGCATTTCGTCTTCGAAGACCGAAGAGCAAAACATTAACAATTCCTTCCTCATCAAAATCCCATTTGAATTCTGAAATGGAGAACTTGGAGAGGAAGAGATTTGACAGCATGGAGTCATGGTCAATGATACTGGAATCTGAGAATGTAGAGACTTGGGAGGCTTCAAAGGAGGACGAAGAGGAATGGACTGCTGACCTTTCACAGTTATTTATAGGCAACAAGTTTGCTTCTGGAGCTCATAGTAGGATTTATCGTGGTATTTACAAGCAGAGAGCTGTTGCTGTCAAAATGGTGAGGATTCCAAACCAAATGGACGAGACTAAAACTTTGCTTGAACAGGAATTCAAATGTGAAGTTGCTTTGCTTTCGCGTCTCTTTCATCCCAATATAGTCCAG TTCATTGCAGCTTGTAAAAAGCCACCTGTGTACTGTATCATCACAGAATACATGTCACAAGGAACTCTGAGGATGTATCTCAACAAGAAAGAGCCATACTCACTTTCAACAGAAACAATACTGAGATTAGCTCTTGATATATCACGAGGAATGGAGTATCTTCATTCACAGGGAGTCATCCACAGAGACctgaaatcaaataatttgcttCTGAATGATGAAATGAGGGTTAAGGTTGCTGATTTCGGCACATCATGTCTAGAAACACAGTGCCAAGAAACCAAAGGGAACAAGGGAACCTACCGCTGGATGGCACCTGAGATGATCAAGGAGAAACATTGCAGTCGGAAAGTTGATGTGTATAGTTTTGGTATTGTGTTATGGGAGCTAACTACAGCTTTGCTTCCCTTTCAAGGAATGACCCCTGTCCAAGCTGCATTTGCTGTAGCCGAGAAG AATGAGCGGCCTCCACTGCCAGCAAGTTGTCAGCCAGCACTTGCACATTTGATAAAGCGCTGTTGGGCAGCCAACCCATCCAAGCGACCAGATTTTAGTCACATTGTTTCTGCTTTGGAGAAGTACGACGAGTGCGTCAAAGAAGGCCTTCCTCTTGCTTCACACTCAGGGCTCGTCAGCCGGAATGCCATTCTGGAACGCTTGACAGGCTGCGTATCCATGAGCTCATCTGTACCTGTACATGCCTAA
- the LOC7485417 gene encoding serine/threonine/tyrosine-protein kinase HT1 isoform X2, with amino-acid sequence MASSCFHAFRLRRPKSKTLTIPSSSKSHLNSEMENLERKRFDSMESWSMILESENVETWEASKEDEEEWTADLSQLFIGNKFASGAHSRIYRGIYKQRAVAVKMFIAACKKPPVYCIITEYMSQGTLRMYLNKKEPYSLSTETILRLALDISRGMEYLHSQGVIHRDLKSNNLLLNDEMRVKVADFGTSCLETQCQETKGNKGTYRWMAPEMIKEKHCSRKVDVYSFGIVLWELTTALLPFQGMTPVQAAFAVAEKNERPPLPASCQPALAHLIKRCWAANPSKRPDFSHIVSALEKYDECVKEGLPLASHSGLVSRNAILERLTGCVSMSSSVPVHA; translated from the exons ATGGCGAGTTCATGTTTCCATGCATTTCGTCTTCGAAGACCGAAGAGCAAAACATTAACAATTCCTTCCTCATCAAAATCCCATTTGAATTCTGAAATGGAGAACTTGGAGAGGAAGAGATTTGACAGCATGGAGTCATGGTCAATGATACTGGAATCTGAGAATGTAGAGACTTGGGAGGCTTCAAAGGAGGACGAAGAGGAATGGACTGCTGACCTTTCACAGTTATTTATAGGCAACAAGTTTGCTTCTGGAGCTCATAGTAGGATTTATCGTGGTATTTACAAGCAGAGAGCTGTTGCTGTCAAAATG TTCATTGCAGCTTGTAAAAAGCCACCTGTGTACTGTATCATCACAGAATACATGTCACAAGGAACTCTGAGGATGTATCTCAACAAGAAAGAGCCATACTCACTTTCAACAGAAACAATACTGAGATTAGCTCTTGATATATCACGAGGAATGGAGTATCTTCATTCACAGGGAGTCATCCACAGAGACctgaaatcaaataatttgcttCTGAATGATGAAATGAGGGTTAAGGTTGCTGATTTCGGCACATCATGTCTAGAAACACAGTGCCAAGAAACCAAAGGGAACAAGGGAACCTACCGCTGGATGGCACCTGAGATGATCAAGGAGAAACATTGCAGTCGGAAAGTTGATGTGTATAGTTTTGGTATTGTGTTATGGGAGCTAACTACAGCTTTGCTTCCCTTTCAAGGAATGACCCCTGTCCAAGCTGCATTTGCTGTAGCCGAGAAG AATGAGCGGCCTCCACTGCCAGCAAGTTGTCAGCCAGCACTTGCACATTTGATAAAGCGCTGTTGGGCAGCCAACCCATCCAAGCGACCAGATTTTAGTCACATTGTTTCTGCTTTGGAGAAGTACGACGAGTGCGTCAAAGAAGGCCTTCCTCTTGCTTCACACTCAGGGCTCGTCAGCCGGAATGCCATTCTGGAACGCTTGACAGGCTGCGTATCCATGAGCTCATCTGTACCTGTACATGCCTAA
- the LOC7485417 gene encoding serine/threonine/tyrosine-protein kinase HT1 isoform X3 produces the protein MASSCFHAFRLRRPKSKTLTIPSSSKSHLNSEMENLERKRFDSMESWSMILESENVETWEASKEDEEEWTADLSQLFIGNKFASGAHSRIYRGIYKQRAVAVKMVRIPNQMDETKTLLEQEFKCEVALLSRLFHPNIVQFIAACKKPPVYCIITEYMSQGTLRMYLNKKEPYSLSTETILRLALDISRGMEYLHSQGVIHRDLKSNNLLLNDEMRVKVADFGTSCLETQCQETKGNKGTYRWMAPEMIKEKHCSRKVDVYSFGIVLWELTTALLPFQGMTPVQAAFAVAEKVISEFFCEITHWWPLDKQKQ, from the exons ATGGCGAGTTCATGTTTCCATGCATTTCGTCTTCGAAGACCGAAGAGCAAAACATTAACAATTCCTTCCTCATCAAAATCCCATTTGAATTCTGAAATGGAGAACTTGGAGAGGAAGAGATTTGACAGCATGGAGTCATGGTCAATGATACTGGAATCTGAGAATGTAGAGACTTGGGAGGCTTCAAAGGAGGACGAAGAGGAATGGACTGCTGACCTTTCACAGTTATTTATAGGCAACAAGTTTGCTTCTGGAGCTCATAGTAGGATTTATCGTGGTATTTACAAGCAGAGAGCTGTTGCTGTCAAAATGGTGAGGATTCCAAACCAAATGGACGAGACTAAAACTTTGCTTGAACAGGAATTCAAATGTGAAGTTGCTTTGCTTTCGCGTCTCTTTCATCCCAATATAGTCCAG TTCATTGCAGCTTGTAAAAAGCCACCTGTGTACTGTATCATCACAGAATACATGTCACAAGGAACTCTGAGGATGTATCTCAACAAGAAAGAGCCATACTCACTTTCAACAGAAACAATACTGAGATTAGCTCTTGATATATCACGAGGAATGGAGTATCTTCATTCACAGGGAGTCATCCACAGAGACctgaaatcaaataatttgcttCTGAATGATGAAATGAGGGTTAAGGTTGCTGATTTCGGCACATCATGTCTAGAAACACAGTGCCAAGAAACCAAAGGGAACAAGGGAACCTACCGCTGGATGGCACCTGAGATGATCAAGGAGAAACATTGCAGTCGGAAAGTTGATGTGTATAGTTTTGGTATTGTGTTATGGGAGCTAACTACAGCTTTGCTTCCCTTTCAAGGAATGACCCCTGTCCAAGCTGCATTTGCTGTAGCCGAGAAG GTGATatctgaatttttttgtgaaatcaCTCATTGGTGGCCATTGGATAAACAAAAACAGTAA